In the genome of Paenibacillus pabuli, one region contains:
- a CDS encoding DedA family protein, whose product MISNTILELLHQYGYLIFYFAFTLGPFGIPIPNEITIISGAILSHTGVINSCITYFCILTGLLTAITFAYFAGKLFGPKIKQRFQHNKHFVKAELILNKSGNWAMCIGLFIPIVRYVLPLVIGLGGVKYRKFALISYSSALLWTITYFTAGIYFGVPILSMLHLLQF is encoded by the coding sequence ATGATCAGTAATACGATCTTAGAGCTACTACATCAGTATGGATATCTGATTTTTTATTTTGCCTTCACATTAGGGCCATTTGGCATTCCAATTCCGAATGAGATCACGATTATCAGTGGTGCCATTTTAAGTCACACGGGTGTTATCAATTCATGTATCACATACTTCTGCATTTTAACAGGACTATTAACCGCCATTACCTTTGCTTATTTTGCAGGGAAGTTATTTGGACCCAAGATAAAACAGAGATTTCAACATAATAAGCACTTCGTTAAGGCCGAACTGATTCTGAACAAGAGTGGCAATTGGGCGATGTGCATCGGTTTATTCATTCCAATCGTGCGATATGTTCTCCCTCTGGTCATTGGACTGGGCGGCGTTAAATATCGGAAATTTGCTCTCATTTCATATTCCAGTGCTTTGCTTTGGACCATAACGTATTTTACAGCGGGAATCTACTTCGGCGTTCCCATACTATCAATGCTTCATTTATTACAATTCTAA
- a CDS encoding PTS sugar transporter subunit IIC, translating to MKRFMKWMTESFAPRLEAFTNNIWVSSIQEAIMVAIPMIFIGSIITLISILQDFIPGMPDLTPITTFSFGLLGLFIAFLTPYVVMEKKDRHKIKLLAGMSGVSLFVMLLNPSVNEDGTIQFILERFGPSGMITALLVGVFVAVVMNVCNKFSFFKKGSSLPEFIMDWFDFLVPIALVLTSGWLLVYQLHFDIFALIVSVFEPINAMGQSLTGFVLFNFIGVVLYSFGVSPWVMTPIWYAIWIPAIEENAALVAAGQDPVNINTFETFFSGWLGIGGMGATLPLVVWFLLARSKKLKSVGKATIIPSLFNINEPVVYGAPIAFNPLLMVPMWINGLITPIIVYLALDMGFARIPSQIFQLWYTPIGLSTYIMSGVNGLILLAIILVIVFVVWFPFFKLYDAQELKKEQEQN from the coding sequence ATGAAGCGTTTTATGAAATGGATGACAGAATCGTTTGCGCCCAGATTGGAGGCGTTTACGAACAATATTTGGGTTTCGTCGATTCAAGAAGCGATCATGGTCGCTATCCCGATGATTTTTATCGGTTCGATCATTACATTAATTTCGATTTTGCAGGATTTCATTCCGGGAATGCCGGATCTGACACCCATAACGACATTCAGTTTTGGTTTATTGGGTCTGTTTATTGCTTTTTTGACGCCATATGTAGTTATGGAAAAAAAGGATCGCCACAAAATTAAGCTGCTTGCGGGAATGTCAGGGGTCTCCCTGTTCGTTATGCTTCTAAATCCGAGCGTGAATGAAGATGGAACCATTCAGTTCATCCTTGAACGATTTGGTCCTTCCGGTATGATTACGGCGCTCTTGGTGGGGGTATTTGTTGCAGTTGTCATGAATGTATGCAATAAATTCTCATTTTTCAAAAAAGGATCATCTCTTCCCGAATTCATCATGGATTGGTTCGACTTTCTCGTCCCTATTGCTTTGGTGTTAACTTCTGGATGGTTGCTCGTATACCAGCTTCACTTCGATATCTTTGCACTGATCGTAAGCGTGTTTGAACCCATCAATGCCATGGGTCAAAGCCTGACTGGGTTTGTATTATTTAACTTCATCGGTGTTGTCCTGTATTCCTTCGGCGTAAGTCCATGGGTCATGACACCGATCTGGTACGCCATATGGATACCCGCAATCGAAGAGAATGCCGCTCTCGTCGCGGCAGGACAAGATCCAGTCAATATTAATACCTTCGAAACTTTCTTCTCCGGCTGGCTTGGTATTGGAGGAATGGGTGCAACCTTGCCACTCGTCGTCTGGTTCCTGTTGGCAAGATCGAAAAAATTAAAGTCTGTCGGCAAGGCGACCATTATCCCTTCCTTGTTCAATATTAACGAGCCAGTTGTGTACGGAGCACCGATTGCTTTCAATCCGCTTCTCATGGTACCGATGTGGATCAACGGACTGATCACGCCGATTATTGTGTATTTGGCGTTAGATATGGGTTTTGCAAGAATTCCGAGCCAAATCTTTCAATTGTGGTATACGCCAATCGGACTGTCCACCTACATTATGTCCGGCGTCAACGGACTCATTTTGCTGGCGATAATCCTCGTAATTGTATTCGTTGTATGGTTCCCGTTTTTCAAACTATATGATGCTCAAGAACTGAAAAAGGAACAGGAACAAAACTGA
- a CDS encoding response regulator transcription factor has protein sequence MSTVLVVDDEPDIRDVIHVYLRNEGYQVIEAANGEEALNIIKTTSVQLVILDVMMPIMDGIKACFKIREVSTTPIIMLSAKEEDIDKITGLTTGADDYMVKPFNPLELLARVKAQLRRQTLIGKAEFNSLILIKELAIDTSKHSVKLKENDISLTPLEFSILVLLASHPGQVFSSEKIYETVWKEPYGYSDNTVMVHIRNLREKLEVNPREPQYIKTVWGVGYKID, from the coding sequence GTGAGTACCGTTCTCGTTGTTGATGATGAGCCCGACATCCGTGATGTCATCCATGTCTATTTACGTAACGAAGGATATCAGGTCATTGAAGCAGCCAATGGTGAAGAAGCCCTAAATATTATCAAAACTACATCGGTCCAGCTCGTTATACTGGATGTGATGATGCCCATTATGGACGGAATCAAAGCCTGCTTCAAAATAAGAGAAGTATCCACCACCCCCATTATTATGCTGTCCGCCAAGGAAGAGGACATTGATAAAATTACAGGCCTGACTACCGGGGCTGACGATTACATGGTCAAACCGTTTAATCCGTTAGAATTACTAGCTCGCGTTAAGGCTCAGCTACGACGTCAAACACTGATTGGCAAAGCAGAATTCAATTCACTTATCCTGATCAAGGAACTTGCTATTGATACAAGTAAACATTCCGTGAAGTTAAAGGAGAATGACATTTCGCTTACGCCACTGGAGTTTTCCATTCTGGTGTTGCTTGCCAGCCATCCCGGTCAAGTTTTCAGCTCCGAAAAGATTTACGAAACCGTATGGAAAGAACCTTACGGGTATTCAGATAATACGGTTATGGTCCATATTCGCAATCTGCGAGAGAAGCTGGAAGTGAATCCACGAGAACCTCAGTATATTAAAACGGTATGGGGAGTGGGTTATAAAATTGATTAA
- a CDS encoding sensor histidine kinase, whose protein sequence is MILSTIAAAGFNNMLIYLSIDVFKAWDQAWFRNSLPYVITPIFILTFILTFLFLTRRMVKDIIHLEQGLQFISEGNLDYRVPVNRQDELGRVASNINHMTEQLQLQMVKERELEKSKMDMITGISHDLRTPLTSIIGYIELLRTESFQDKAEYDRFIQNTYNKATHLKKLLDDLFEYTRLTSVDMRLDLRKVDLYQLLDQLLFEFEPLAQENGIHIEKELGDSPIMACVDSDKIARAIDNLLMNALKYSLKPGAIHIRMSMLHDHITIKVENKGAPLTIEQKDKLFDRFYKVDYSRSSEGIQTGAGLGLSIARNIAELHQGTLTLQHTLNVFTFQLRLPSNIQ, encoded by the coding sequence ATTATTTTGAGTACCATTGCTGCCGCTGGCTTTAATAATATGCTCATTTACCTATCTATAGATGTTTTTAAAGCTTGGGATCAGGCTTGGTTTCGTAATTCGCTTCCGTATGTCATTACTCCAATTTTTATATTAACTTTTATCTTAACCTTCTTATTTTTAACACGTCGAATGGTTAAAGATATCATTCACTTGGAGCAAGGGCTTCAATTTATATCTGAAGGAAATCTGGACTACCGGGTGCCCGTTAATCGACAAGATGAACTTGGGCGAGTCGCTTCCAACATTAATCACATGACTGAACAGCTGCAACTGCAGATGGTTAAGGAGCGCGAGCTGGAGAAATCCAAGATGGATATGATCACGGGCATCTCACATGACCTGCGCACACCGCTAACCAGCATAATTGGCTATATTGAGCTTCTAAGAACAGAATCATTTCAAGACAAAGCAGAGTATGACCGCTTCATTCAAAACACCTATAACAAAGCAACGCATTTAAAGAAGCTGCTCGATGACTTATTTGAATACACACGTCTAACCTCAGTGGATATGCGATTGGATTTGAGAAAGGTTGACCTATATCAGCTATTGGACCAGTTGCTATTTGAATTTGAACCTTTAGCTCAGGAAAATGGTATTCATATCGAGAAAGAGCTTGGCGATTCCCCAATCATGGCCTGTGTGGATAGTGATAAGATTGCTCGGGCCATCGATAATCTTCTTATGAACGCCCTCAAATATTCCTTGAAACCTGGTGCGATTCATATTCGAATGAGTATGCTTCATGACCACATTACCATTAAAGTCGAAAATAAAGGTGCGCCGCTCACAATAGAGCAAAAAGATAAGCTGTTTGATCGCTTTTACAAGGTTGATTATTCAAGAAGCAGCGAAGGCATTCAAACGGGGGCTGGTTTGGGTCTTTCGATTGCAAGAAATATTGCGGAGTTACATCAGGGTACCTTAACGCTTCAACATACGCTTAACGTATTTACATTCCAACTAAGATTGCCTTCTAACATCCAGTGA
- a CDS encoding beta-glucosidase family protein, translated as MNKSINELLTEMTLNEKASICAGLNMWMTKGIERLNIPPVHMYDGTNGIRKTNSDEEMGITTENVPATCYPTGSAIGSSWNTELMYDVGVALGRESKAMDVELLLGPGINMKRTPLGGRNFEYYSEDPCLTGELGASFINGIQSEGVGASLKHFAGNNQEFEKMVTSSEIDERTLREIYLSAFERIIKKSDPWTVMCSYNLLNGTYTSENEHLLNDILREEWGYEGVVLSDWTAVNDRIRGLKAGLDLEMPGPAHYNTKAIVEAIQNGNLSEEQLNRSVARILKLVERVTSNQATDSYGDQNYHALARKAAVESIVLLKNENAILPLQSDSISSIAVIGRFAKKPRIQGAGSAKVTPTRVDIPWDEIKELAGASVTLGYAEGYPEDDSIQEDLIKESVSLAMNSDVAVLFVGQPEYAESEMRDLKSIDLPEHQVKLIQAVAAVQPKCIVVTSSGSALVMRPWVQLVPGVVHSWLSGQGMGRAIAEVLFGQENPSGKLSETFPVKLSDNPSHMRIRGENGKLYYREGLFVGYRYYDRKELAPQFPFGHGLSYTSFSYTDLEVAQVNKGVTVSFQLKNTGKRKGKEVVQLYVHDEECSWTRPEKELKAFAKIELEPGEKRRIVFELEERDFSYYNTKYNRWVAESGFFQIALGSSSRDIRITERLHCNFGKEEVTFHKFSLLSEWLSDSVAKKVLEESLHEMNEHVTDKVYLNEEFVGFWEDFPVVKLFQMFGQNWMIDRSPDDVIQELIARVEKAR; from the coding sequence ATGAACAAATCGATTAATGAATTGCTGACGGAAATGACTCTTAACGAAAAAGCCTCCATCTGCGCAGGATTAAATATGTGGATGACCAAAGGAATTGAGCGGTTAAATATCCCGCCCGTTCATATGTATGACGGAACTAACGGGATCCGTAAAACGAACAGTGACGAAGAAATGGGCATCACAACAGAGAACGTTCCCGCGACCTGTTACCCTACGGGTTCTGCGATAGGCTCCTCCTGGAATACAGAATTAATGTATGATGTTGGAGTCGCGCTAGGTCGTGAATCGAAGGCCATGGATGTCGAGTTACTGCTCGGACCGGGAATTAACATGAAAAGAACACCGCTTGGCGGAAGAAATTTTGAGTACTACTCGGAAGATCCATGTTTGACGGGTGAACTCGGTGCATCATTCATTAACGGTATCCAAAGCGAGGGGGTCGGAGCTTCACTCAAACACTTTGCTGGTAACAATCAGGAATTTGAGAAAATGGTAACCAGTTCGGAGATAGATGAGCGGACACTGCGCGAAATTTACCTAAGTGCTTTTGAACGTATCATCAAAAAATCTGATCCATGGACGGTGATGTGTTCCTATAACTTGTTAAATGGAACGTATACAAGCGAGAATGAACATCTGCTGAATGACATTTTGAGAGAAGAATGGGGTTACGAAGGTGTTGTTCTGTCCGACTGGACTGCCGTTAATGACCGGATTCGCGGCCTGAAGGCTGGACTTGATCTTGAAATGCCGGGTCCTGCTCATTACAATACGAAAGCGATCGTTGAAGCCATTCAGAACGGGAATCTTTCCGAGGAACAGCTGAATCGGAGTGTTGCCCGCATTTTGAAGCTGGTCGAGCGGGTGACGAGCAACCAAGCCACAGACTCTTACGGAGATCAAAACTATCATGCCCTTGCACGTAAAGCGGCAGTCGAAAGTATTGTCCTTCTGAAAAACGAAAACGCGATTCTTCCGCTGCAGTCGGATTCGATCTCGTCAATTGCCGTGATTGGACGGTTTGCCAAGAAACCGCGAATTCAGGGGGCGGGCAGTGCAAAGGTAACCCCTACTAGAGTTGACATTCCTTGGGATGAAATTAAGGAGCTGGCCGGAGCCTCGGTAACATTGGGTTACGCTGAAGGTTACCCGGAGGATGACTCTATTCAGGAAGACTTGATTAAAGAAAGTGTATCTTTGGCCATGAATTCCGACGTGGCAGTCCTGTTCGTTGGCCAACCGGAATATGCCGAATCGGAGATGCGCGATCTGAAGAGCATCGATCTGCCGGAGCATCAAGTGAAGTTGATTCAGGCGGTTGCAGCGGTTCAGCCTAAGTGCATCGTGGTGACAAGCAGTGGCTCTGCTCTTGTCATGCGCCCATGGGTGCAGCTTGTGCCTGGTGTTGTTCATTCTTGGTTGTCGGGCCAAGGCATGGGGAGAGCCATCGCAGAAGTATTGTTTGGACAGGAGAACCCGTCAGGCAAATTATCCGAGACCTTCCCTGTGAAGTTGTCGGATAACCCGTCCCATATGCGGATTCGGGGAGAAAACGGCAAACTGTATTATCGCGAAGGTCTATTTGTAGGCTACCGATATTACGATCGTAAAGAACTTGCACCGCAATTCCCGTTTGGTCATGGTTTGTCCTACACTTCGTTTTCATATACGGACCTCGAAGTAGCTCAAGTGAATAAAGGGGTTACGGTGTCCTTTCAACTGAAAAACACGGGCAAGCGAAAAGGAAAGGAAGTTGTTCAGTTGTATGTGCACGATGAGGAATGCAGCTGGACCCGTCCGGAGAAGGAACTAAAAGCTTTTGCCAAAATCGAGCTTGAGCCGGGCGAAAAGCGCAGAATCGTCTTCGAGCTTGAAGAGAGAGACTTCTCATACTACAACACCAAGTATAACCGTTGGGTTGCAGAGAGTGGCTTTTTCCAAATCGCACTGGGCAGCTCATCCAGAGACATCCGGATCACGGAACGTTTGCATTGCAACTTTGGAAAGGAAGAAGTCACGTTTCACAAGTTCAGCCTGCTAAGCGAATGGTTGAGCGATTCCGTGGCAAAAAAAGTGTTAGAAGAGTCCCTGCATGAAATGAACGAGCATGTCACGGACAAGGTTTATCTAAACGAAGAATTCGTCGGATTCTGGGAGGACTTCCCTGTAGTGAAATTGTTCCAGATGTTTGGGCAAAATTGGATGATTGATCGGTCGCCTGACGATGTGATTCAAGAACTTATTGCTCGTGTTGAGAAGGCGCGGTAA
- a CDS encoding class I SAM-dependent methyltransferase encodes MNSNEPILFLKSFLQSPKHVGSIIPSSRFLANHMVNQASWPTAKAIAELGAGTGAITRYIHQQVQDSTKVLVFEMNDTMRNNLQNAYPEFSCYPDAARLVESMKKEGVQQLDYIFSGLPFFNFESDLRHTLVDQIHKALKPGGLFIAFQYSLQMKKTLSEHFIIEKVDFVPLNIPPAFVYVCRKKETI; translated from the coding sequence ATGAATTCTAATGAACCCATCTTATTTCTGAAAAGCTTTCTTCAAAGCCCCAAACATGTAGGCAGCATCATACCCAGTTCCCGGTTTCTCGCCAACCACATGGTAAATCAAGCATCTTGGCCAACGGCAAAAGCAATCGCCGAACTCGGAGCGGGTACAGGTGCCATCACTCGTTATATTCATCAACAGGTACAGGATTCAACTAAAGTGTTAGTATTTGAGATGAACGACACGATGAGGAATAACCTGCAGAATGCATACCCGGAATTCTCCTGTTACCCGGATGCTGCTCGATTAGTGGAATCCATGAAGAAAGAGGGCGTTCAACAACTGGACTATATTTTTAGCGGGTTGCCTTTCTTCAACTTTGAGTCTGATTTAAGACACACTTTGGTAGATCAGATTCATAAAGCACTCAAACCTGGAGGGTTATTCATCGCTTTTCAATATTCACTTCAAATGAAAAAAACATTATCCGAGCACTTTATCATCGAAAAAGTTGATTTTGTGCCATTGAATATCCCTCCTGCCTTCGTTTATGTCTGTCGCAAAAAGGAAACAATTTAA
- a CDS encoding class I SAM-dependent methyltransferase, whose translation MKTYEPFLFLQGFLKNPKRVGSVLPSSKFLANKIVQSVQWDEVKTIAELGPGTGVITRLMRAELPKSATVFLFERDPKMRSNLKKTYPEFLFHSNASYLLKRIHQEQIHQLDCIISGLPFFNFSREMRQNILSQIHTALRPGGTLVLYQHSLHMKKQLTELFDIDKIEFVPLSFPPVFVYICRKKKDEGHSETRESV comes from the coding sequence ATGAAAACATACGAACCGTTTCTTTTCCTGCAGGGATTCTTAAAGAACCCCAAACGAGTAGGGAGTGTCCTGCCCAGTTCCAAATTTCTAGCCAATAAAATCGTCCAGTCTGTACAATGGGATGAAGTTAAAACCATTGCAGAGCTGGGGCCAGGAACAGGTGTCATCACACGTCTTATGAGAGCAGAATTACCGAAATCTGCAACCGTGTTTTTATTTGAGCGAGACCCCAAAATGAGGAGTAATCTGAAGAAAACATATCCTGAATTCTTGTTCCATTCGAATGCATCCTATCTTTTAAAAAGGATCCACCAAGAACAGATTCACCAGTTGGATTGTATCATTAGTGGACTACCCTTTTTTAATTTTTCCAGAGAAATGAGACAAAACATCCTGTCACAGATCCATACAGCGCTCCGACCTGGAGGCACGTTAGTGTTATATCAGCACTCACTTCATATGAAAAAACAATTAACTGAGCTATTTGATATTGATAAAATTGAATTTGTACCTCTCAGCTTCCCTCCTGTTTTTGTGTATATTTGTCGCAAAAAGAAAGATGAAGGACACAGTGAAACGAGAGAATCAGTATAA